aagagttagcaatgcccttaggtttaggtttgaagttggacgtgccaaccttacccttgcccttgtctttgccctttgctttgtttttcttcttcttaatcccaccttcacgaatggctaagacggtagttgcgggtttagctttggccatgttagcctcagcggttttcaacatgccatggatTTCCATGactgttttctccatattgttcatattatagttcataatgaacacttcatatgcactagtcagcgagttcaggataaaatctaTTGCAAGCTCCTGACCTATGGAAAAACCAAGACGCTCTAatcggtctatgtaccctttcatctttagtacatggacactaacgctacttcccattgccattttgcaagatacgagagctttcacggtgtcaaacctttcttgctttgcttgttgttggaacatgtctttgagttggttaagcatgtcatacgaccctaagctctccatgcccttttggagctctggagacatggtcgccaacatcaagcatgctacctcattagactcggaacgacGTTTTTCGAACTcatccctagccgcttgagtagctctcgatccgggttctgccggtaagggttcctcaattgccctgatctttccttccatcctaagaacaattcttaggttgcgaagccagtccatgtagttcaagcccgtaagcttgtccttttcgaggagccctttaaggcagaaattagtgattgatgacggagtaggatttgtgtttgttgcagacatctgtcatatttttaaagtaagttgtattagttagtttgatatgtttaatccttgttaaaaTAATTACCCTAGAGTTcaatatttttaacaattataattaacaaggctaagatccatatttcacttatggtaacgacgggtttaccgcggatcgccaaccataagctatttaggtaggtaactatattaccaatttcatccattatgaaattcttaggttctgcgggatttagtgataatcaattatttcacttggcatgtttaatcccttctatgCTAATCCTTTCTCGTGGCGGGTTTGCCTCGAACCACAAGTTtagattgtaaaccgtccgtgatagatacacgtgaaatccggcccaagactctcgggtatcgcgaaattcacctcacccttcccaacacccaattaaagtccggcccaagactctcgggtatcgcgaactctaacaggtagtaggttcggatgtgtgtactactcatggatagcataaagtttacatttaaaacgggtttttgtttttcttttagcaaaagtagtttatacaattttaaaacatttgctaattatgtattgcgtgttgcgtttgttaaaccaATTTTAACCAAACCGTTTAATATGATTATTGTCCTTTTGTTTTTATACTAATTTTCTAACTAGCATGGCATCAacaaataagaacacaataataatcatgacacgcaattatcggtagtatgcctcaaATCCTATGTGTTTTTTTCGGTGAGCCAACACACGAAAAACggggtcaactagggacataaaccttgtgtgagaataggctcccactaaaaccgctatctccattatatgctcggatgggccgccttgtgaacatcatcttcgtgattccaatcttggttgcattatcttacaaaataactattctattttctatgctattacaaatacaatatgaaAATGAaatacgacatgcaagtcgtttaataaatattacattcatcccgaataaataataagaaagacgacatgcaagtcgtttaataaattattacattcatcccgaataaataataaattaaatcacacAACCAAACATTCACACAAGGGTCTAATAGAGGCAATACTACCGAATACATTCAATAACCACACATAACAAATGGAGTGACAACCGTCCATTTTATAAAACACGTTTCAATAAGGATTGATTTTATacaacacttaatggcacacaaaataatcaatccttgtttacataacttatgtatgtaaactcacttcatattttgtaagtatgattttcatgccaaaatcatccaaacaaacatattaagtgaatcaaaaacatgttggagatttattcatTTTAACAAGGCATAAAGtctaaaaataacaattttaattttatcatttcatgtaaaacatgaatatattttatgtactttattttcctaaacattgaatccTTTTAGTCAACATGCAtgtcattttttttttcaaattttcggaATTCTGGCAGATTCATATATGctactttaaatggtcatatcttactcatttctaatccgttttcgatgaatttttttttcaaatttaagtttaatcagttagctttcaaatgcaattggccTCATACGAAAATACTGAGTTTTGAAACTCGAAACAGTCCATTAAAGACGGACTGTCCAAGCTGAAAAAAAAACCTTTAAAATGAGATTAACCATTTAACATATTGCCAAAAAACCCAAGATTCAAAtattatttaggaaacataaaaacaCAAATTATGATAATagttttgcatgtttgttatgtataatcatctccaagaatcatgcatAACACATTCATCAAAACCGATTATCTTAAGAAAAAGTTTGCTAAAAcgtgtacaagatggctcggataccacttgttggagtatgatacatacATAAGGCTAGCGGAAgcaatttaaaacttacaaaatcatactcttccaaagGATCATTGTACAAAATTTTAACAAacgaaacataaaattaataaagagAAAGATAAAGATTACAACCTTTGTAGTCTTTGTTGAAGATCCTAGCTTGGAAAGAACCCAAATGAGAGCTCCTCTAAACGAttaacacccaaagttccaaccttgtttacATTTACACCTTTTAATTCACCAACACCCTTTTTCCCTTATGTTTTCAAAACCACCGAAAAGAACACACACTTGTGTGAAGTATTTTAGATCTTTTAGTTTTGTTAAGCTACTGCCTTTTCTATTTTTAAAATTGACAGAAACTTGAAAAAGGAATCTTAGAAACCGATACTTATCAAGTGTGCTCAATTCTTTTCTTGGTCAAAAAACCCTTTTTGTAAAAGGAAAAGGAGAGTGGGGTATTTAAGATGCCAAGTATCGGCTCTTTTCAAGACAAGCATGCACATTTTGTTGCTTTTGAGATAAGCATGcttagaattaattaattaatcaattattaattaattaatatcaaaaatacatttaatttattaaaccaaTTGATTAATAAATTAACTCCCGATTAGAAGgtgtatcaaacaatttacgattagcctttgtgtgtgaccgaataggataaaatggactttatattatttaatgtcatgggcataccttcggaatatatgtaccacggtcaaattaCAGTTGAAATgtaaccaacccgagaacatatttccaacaatcATATCTTGGAAAAACAATTTAAATGTAGATTAAATAATTGAAGTTAAATTTGGAAAACAAAAAATTAAATTTCTCACCTCAAAACTGATTTTCAAAATATATCATAAGCAATTGATGTCTCTACCAACGTAGCATTGCTTCAACGGTACCGGGTGCTAGGACCGAGCCTCAgtgggaggtctcaggttcgagcctcaCCAGGGGGTTTTCTGTGGAATTCCTGGCTGTCTGCCAATTGATGCCAGTTAAGGGTCCACGGTTTCCTCCTGTGTGGATGTGTGAGTGTGTCTAACAACTGACGAGACgttctaaataaaaaaaaaaaaaaaaattgatgtctCTGAATACGGATTCTACATCTCCATTGTTGATTTTTTGCATTATTTGAAGAAAAGAAACAATTAGTTTCATAGTCTGTAAGTTAATTTTACATTGATAGGCCAGAATCTGAGAATTGAAGATGATGTAATTAAATATGTGAAGAAAGTAAACAAGATCCTATTATCCTAAGGTAACCGTCATCATCAGTACgatgtatattatgtaacttaataATGGGTCTCGTTGCTCGAGGCTCGTCACCAGGGATTTCACTCGTTAGTGGGATCTAATAAGGTTGTCGTTAGGAAGGTATTGTCCGCGAACTAAAAATATCTTAGATAaggtttaattataatattattaatatatttataaaatttaataacaaCACATCTTAAAGTGACTGATAATAATCAAAACTAAGTTTGTGATAATTCAGTTAGATCTCGTAGAGTAAGTATATCCGTTCACTCAAGTAACATCTGAAGGGAGAACTCGTATTTTTATTTTTCTCACATGTCTCAGTGTTTCATGTGATAACGGTAAATAAGTTTTTATTGTTTATGAGCATTTACAAAAGACAAGAGAAATGCTAATTAATGAACGTAAACTTTTAAATTAGTATTAAGCACTTTTCTAATGAAAACCTTAGAAGCTGTCTTTAAGTCATTCAGACATGCATCAAATATAACTAACCATATCCTACAGAAAATCACACTTGTGTACCACTTGTTTATGCATAAATTTATTTCttaatgacaacccttagggttgttattaaaaaaaatcatGTATTAATTAACTATTAACTAATTGTTTGAGATTGTACAAGTGTACTACCTACGATCCATTTCATTATCACGTTAACATAATTACACAACTCCTCAGCATTTCATTTACCATAGCAAAACAAATGGTGTAATGAAAAGGTAAGAGGAGTTAGTTTTTGGTGTACTATGGAGGTGGATGAGTTACCAAATACCATGTGACCACAATTTAATACATTAATTTGAGATTATAACTTTGATAGTTTAATCCCATGTGAtttacttttaaatttatataattatatttattattaattttaattataatatttatatttacaataataattgaaCAATTCATGTACCAATTCCATTTATGAATAAGAGAATCTTTAAAGTTAACATGTGAATCGGTTATGGGTAACAATTACTCCGTATATTGTTACTTGATTTATGTTGAATTTTATGCGATGGGAATGATAAAGTTGTTAGAACtttttttaatgatgataatattaggtACTTATCAATTATTAAAGACGAAATTTCGTCGTCGGTCCTTGTACCAAATAGTGTATGTGACCTTAAACTATTTTTTCTTAACTTCGTTGACCTCGAACTATCAAAATATCGCACGATGACCTTGGAGTTAACGATCGTCAGTATTTTTCCGTTAATGGAAAATACTGACGATCGTTAACTCCAAGGTCATCCGTGAGATATTTTAATGGTTCGAGGTCAACGAAGTCAAAAAAAAATAGTTTAAGGCCACCTACACTGTTTGCCACAAACACGTGGAGGGTGGAATGAACTAAAGATATATCCTAAATTAGTGTTTAGTAGATATGTAACAACTGCTTCGACTGTATTAGCCACTCATACCACACACAGACATGTAAACTTATCATGTTAAAAATCTAACTTATAGTAAATATGAACCTGTATCATCGTCGTCATGATTTACTTGATAACAATGTATTCAAGACCGACTGTAAAATGATAGATCGATATCAAGGATATAAGACGAATCGTTATAACGGTGATGAACAATGTACATGCAGTAGAATGTATTAGAGAGTGAAATCTGTACAATTACACAAAATGGGCAAAAGTGCTTACAAGTACTAGTAGTGATATCATGGGTATTTATACCCAGCTTACACGTGCTAATTCGTGTATATATCCTATATCCGTACACAATACATTCTAACCATGTAAATCCTATTATAAGCTAATATCCCTATGCATTAGGCAATAGGGATATGAGCATGAATACCTAAGTACCGAAACCGAACCAGAATGATCAAGTAATAAGGATTCTTATGAAAAGAAGAGCAAGGAGAGTTCTAGTACTGACATGTACCCATATGCACACAAACAAAAAACAAGTGTATCCATTTTTAAACAAAATGGTGCATCATGATGTAAAAAAATAAGGTACAACATCAACACCTGAACTCGCCATTGCTTTGTAACCCTAACCGAACAAATATAAACAAACCGTAATGAATTTATCATCCCACAGCGACCAAATGCAGAATTAGTTGGTGGATTATAAGTAGCTTTTGGGAGTGAGCTCTACACTTGGGCTTATGGCTAGTCCGAGATCACCTTCGGTTCGGCTCAGGGCAGTGGCGTAACTTGAAAATAATTGTTACGGGGGCGAAAATTATTCTCTCAAAAAAagtgtaaaatatatatacgtctacaaataataaaggctaaagaaatAAAAATGAATATGTATAATGAGTTTGACTTAGTTGGGGGAAGTAAAATCATATGTTTGGGTCTGATCTTGtgtttcatatacttttgaaaggggcatatttatattaaaaaaaaactcTAGTTTCTGTACCTATAAACTTAAGTGCTATTAAAAAGCTAACTACAATAAAATTTCTAGTAGGGGCAACCACCTCCTCACACATAAAGAAGTTCCGCCCTTGGCCTAGGGTGAGAATCCGGTCCTCTCCGGTTCGTCTCAAGAAGACCATGACACAAACAATTAATCTAATTTTTGTTGTTTTGCAAATTAAAGGTGAATGAATAGGGTGTAGCTAATAAAAGATGAAGAATATATGACCCGTATCTGTCCACACAATAGTTCTCATCATGTGTAGTCATCAGAAGCCATGAAATTACTTTAGgagcataattattattatcgtcaatTAGAGTAGTATCATCCATATTTAGGAGGACCCTTCTAAAAAAAAAAACTCCATTACAATAAGTTTTAGACTTTTACAAGTCAACAAATAAAAGTTAAATCTTTTTTCCACCGAATAGCTTACATCAATTTGAAATCGGATAGAAGAGAATATGAATAATGGAGTACATAAAGTACTTATGTTATTCGTCAGTTTAGCTTCGATTCGTGTTTAGGTGTTTGATTTAGATCGATACAGTAGGATTGATGTTGATGATGAATGTAACagtgtgatgatgaagatgatatgaACACACTAACAGATCTGATCAATTGAACTTGTATATTGAATCTGTGATTGTGTACAATTGAATCCTAATGCCAATGGAATTAATCACTAAGAttaatccacggctttcttcaacaATCAACTTGATGATCAAGTTGATGTCACAAGTCAACTCAAGTCTCCAACAATGTGTTAGAGAGTTTGGGGGAAACACACTTTGTGTGTGTAATTGTGAGCTAGGGAGGGAAGTCTTAAGCATTCTTAGGGTGTGACTTAGTATTTATACTCATACTAAGTCACTTACAATTTAGCACATAAACACTAAGCCTAGCAAACTCAACTCTTGATCAATCACAAATCTATATCTATTATTCTTAGGAATTCtattcctaacaatctcccccttagataTATGATGTGATTGATAATCTTCAGCTTTTGACAAATCTTTTGAGAAACTCGTCTTTGCTGGAAAAATTGATAAATCTTCAACTCGAAACTTCTTTAAAGAAATCTTTTCTCTGAAGCAATCTTCAATCCTGAAAACTTCATTGAAGCTCTAATGCTGAGGAGTATATAAGATACGTAGATATCTTTAACCTTTGTGGTACAATGCAGCATTCGTCGAATCTTATCTTTCTTGAAATGCTTGAGGAGAGGGAATATGAGTGACAGTTGAGAGGCATGTGATTTGACTTTATGTCTCCGAAAATCTTGTAGATAATCTTGTGCTCCCCCTCAGATGTAgagtgtgtagcgacccgacaaaatcgtcattgacggcgccgtctacttaggtcccgttacgtggtcataagtctttaaaacaacgtttgaccaaaagatatgtcgcattcatttcaatagtaaagattgttcaaagtttacaagaatagttccaccacaagttacgatacaaagttttaagtacaaatgaaacttatgcgacacaatttaaaagtagccaaaagacgctccatgtatgcatatatactcgacatccaatgcaagtatcaaaataatgagcggaagcatgtatcatgtatcgttcaaggacctgagaaaaacatagaaatctgtcaacgaaaacgttggtgaaatcataggtttaagtaagtaagtacaagtgaaccacaagatttgcaaccatgagataatagtaatacattccaaaagtttgtttcacgagcacccaattatcaatgcttaacattccttccatagaaccccatcacaatagtgttagaacatacactgtttctcgaaaatacatttcattcgtaaacggtagcgaaccgtttgaatgagggtttgtcaaacccatatggccatataacataagttctcgcttacacccggcaagtgtaactaatgataatagaattgaggatttttgttcaaactcgtatgtagaatgtttttttcctgtacttgtgttcacttagtaaaaagaaacgtttatgtttttctcatcccaaatataagtgcaaaagagtaaaagtgggactatgatctcaccttgagtgcacgtacgaaaagtacttcacaaaataacgtgtgcaaaggatagtgctagtcttgacctaaacaaataggtcgtatcaataacggtaaacacgataggtcaaagatgttcaattagtcctatggctcgttacgactcgattatgtagcatgtgaaatcaaattgtcaagtttcatgcaaggtacaagtatataaacaagttaggaaggttgcataatcatttggttaagtttgacaaaaagtcaaactttggtcggtcaaagtcaacgaaaaagtcaacacgttcgggtcgggtcccgaactatttttctgaggtttttaatcatgtatgagcatgttaggacaagttacatgtgaatcggaggtgcgtagcatagcaaacattattcgaaaattgacaaagttggacagaccataatggcgcgccgcgcgggtatatggcgcgccgcgccattacctgtgcagagagttctggcagtttttaagttttatgcacgaacctaacttcaaacaatcaccatttatgattcgcaaacaatcaagacaagtatcttataccgttgggaaggtaatttgacgaggaaaacaactaaacacatttcatcaatcaatctacctattacaacaaccaaaaccgcatctaatgcttaacattaaccgcatacaagttcataaatgcaattcaatgattcgggcaaccaatttacatgaatgatatgccgtttcgaaggtaatcaagcatacaatccaactaaacacttaccaataataatccatggcattcaatgcatcaaaagtccatttcaagttcatcaaaccctaacccaaattcaccaaaatcaataatcaagttcatgaagttttctaaggcaacctacacatcaaattgaagctagtgatactaggaacacaattagaacatgaacttttaacatctaacaacatatgatcatctaaaattcaagaacaacgcaccaaaattcaagttcatgctagttacactaaaacaacgagatcgagcata
The window above is part of the Rutidosis leptorrhynchoides isolate AG116_Rl617_1_P2 chromosome 1, CSIRO_AGI_Rlap_v1, whole genome shotgun sequence genome. Proteins encoded here:
- the LOC139885944 gene encoding uncharacterized protein, which produces MEKTVMEIHGMLKTAEANMAKAKPATTVLAIREGGIKKKKNKAKGKDKGKGKVGTSNFKPKPKGIANSSTSKIPQTKSPEEAICFFCGDKGHWRRNCTKYLKGLNELRAKGVAVPSGTHKK